AGGTTGCGCATGTCGCAATGGGCTTGTTGCCACAAATGTAACAAGCCGGAGTGCGAAAAACAAAAAAACAGGTGTTTTTTAAGGCGCCTCGGCAATCACCCCGCTGCCGAGACAATAGGGCAGTTCGGGGTGATAAACAACCCCAAACTGTCCGGGTGCAATGCCGGCAATAGGTTGCGCCGACTGCAACATCAGCATTCCTTGCCTGAGCCGGACGGTACCTTTGTAAAAGTCGGGCTGGTGACGAATCTTGAAACGCACCGGCTGGCCTTCTTCCAGACGGAAGCTGTCGTGCAGCAGGTGCATGTCGGTGAGCCATACCTGATCCGAAAGCAGCGACTCGGGATGGACGGCATTTGAAACATACACCACATTTTCGTTTACATCCTTTTTCACCACGTACCAGGGGCCGCCGCTGAGGCCCAGTCCTTTGCGCTGACCGATGGTATGAAACCAGAAACCTTTGTGCTGTCCGAGGACCTTGCCTGTTTCGAGCTCCACGATTTTTCCCGGGCGCTCGCCTGTGTACCGGCGGATAAACTCGTTGTAATTGATCTTTCCCAAAAAGCAGATCCCTTGGCTGTCAGGGCGATGTGCCGAGGGCAGGCGCATTTTTTCGGCTATGGCGCGTACCTCGGCTTTGGTCAGGTCGCCCAGCGGAAACATCAGCTTGCTGAGCTGGCTTTGGGTGATGCGTGCCAGAAAATAGGTCTGATCTTTTACCTGATCGGCTGCACACCCCAGTAACCGTATATTGTCCTGCTCCAGAATGCGGGCGTAATGACCTGTGCTGATGCGATCGAACTGGTTGCCAAAGCGCTCTTCGAAGGCGCCAAACTTGATCATCCGGTTGCACATCACATCGGGGTTAGGGGTCAGGCCTTTTTTCACCGCATCAATGGTGTAGGCCACCACCCGTTCCCAATATTCCTTCTGCAGGTCAACAGTGATGAAATGACAATCGTATTTGTCTGCAATATAGGAAGTTATCTCGATATCTTCTTCCGACGGACAATCGGTATAGCCTGGCACATCTTCCATGCCGATCTTGATATAAAAGATCACCGGATCGAAGCCCTGTGCCTTGAGCAAGGGGATGGTGACCGAGCTATCCACTCCGCCGGAAACCAAAGCGGCTATTTCCATGAGTTTCAGTTTGCGGTGCAAAGTTCGTCATTTTGACCAAACAGGCCCTTGTTGCCGGCGCAACGGTTTGCAATGCCGGTGAAAAAGCGTACCTTTGGTGATTCAATTAACAAACCGCATCCATCTGTAAACCAATACAAAACAGCATATGTACGGTAAGATACAACAACACTTGCAACAGGAGCTCGAAGCCATCAGGCAGGCAGGCCTGTACAAAAGCGAACGCATCATCGTGAGTCCGCAAAACGCCGAAATCACCCTTAACACCGGTCAGCGTGTGCTCAACTTTTGCGCCAACAACTATCTGGGCTTGTCCGACAACCCAAAGCTGATTGAAGCAGCAAAAAAAGCCCTTGATACCCATGGATTTGGCATGAGTTCGGTGCGATTTATCTGCGGCACCCAGGACCTGCACAAAACCCTCGAACGCAAGGTGGCCGAGTTTTTTGGTACGGAAGATACTATCCTTTATGCTGCTGCCTTCGATGCCAATGGCGGCGTTTTCGAACCGCTGTTTGGCGAAGAGGATGCGATTATTTCCGATGCGCTCAACCATGCCTCCATCATCGACGGGGTGCGGCTCAGCAAGGCAAAGCGCTACCGCTACGCCAATGCCGATATGGAAGATCTGGAAAGGCAACTCATTGAAGCACAGGCACAACGCTTCCGCATCATTGTGACCGACGGCGTTTTTTCGATGGACGGCAATGTGGCTCCGATGGATAAGATTGTGGAATTGGCCGAAAAATACGACGCCCTGGTGATGGTGGACGAGTGCCATTCGGCTGGTGTGGTGGGCGAAACCGGCAGGGGTGTAACCGAACTGTTCAACATCCGCGGCAAGGTGGATATCATCACCGGTACACTGGGGAAAGCCTTTGGCGGTGCCATTGGCGGATTTACGACAGGCCGGAAGGAAATCATCGAACTTTTGCGCCAGCGCTCACGCCCCTATCTGTTCAGCAACTCCCTGCCGCCTGTGGTGGTGGCTGCCGGCATCCGAATGTTCGAGATGATGGACGAAACCAACGAGCTGCAGGAAAAACTCCATGCCAATACGGTCTATTTCATGGAAAAAATGCTGGCAGCCGGGTTCGATATCAAGCCCACCCAGTCGGCCATTTGCGCGGTGATGCTTTACGATGCACCGCTGTCGCAAAAGATGGCTGCCCGGCTGCTCGACGAAGGCATCTACGTGATTGGCTTCTACTATCCGGTGGTGCCCAAAGGACAGGCCCGCATCCGGGTACAGCTCTCGGCAGCGCACGAAAAAGAACACCTCGACAAAGCCATTGCCGCATTTACCAAAGTGGGCCGCGAACTGGGTGTAATTAAGTAATAATAAGGCACATACAGACGGGCCGGCGGTTCTTACTCCCGGCCTGTTTTTTTGATTACCACAGCGAGCTGATCATAAATAACAAGCCCAACCATGATCTACGGCATAGGGACAGACATCATCGAAGTAAGCCGGATGGAACGCCAGCTCTCGAACACAACCGGCCTGAAGGAAAAGCTCTTTACGGCGCGCGAGCAGGAATATGCCGAGGCCCGGAGTACGCGTTTTCAGCATTATGCAGCGCGTTTTGCCGCAAAAGAAGCATTCTTCAAAGCCCTGGGCACGGGCTATCGCTTCGGCATGGCCTTTACCGAAGTGGAAGTGCTCAACGATGCGCTGGGAAAACCGGTGCTGGAGTTTTCCGGCAAAGTGAAGGAATATCTGGAAAAAGAAGGCCTCAGCCGCATTCACCTGAGCATCTCGCACGTGAAGGAGATGGCCAATGCGTTCGTGGTCATCGAAAAAGGAGATTAACCCAGGGAGGGTTCGTTGTTGTGGCTCCCGGCATGATTTGCGCGCAGATTCCGTTGCAGGGCAGCATCATTGAATCAACAGAACTTTTATATCCTGGGGTGACTTTCGTAGAAATTTCTCATGCGTTCCATTCCGGTGCGGCTTGCTCAGGGAAAGCGATTGTTCCTGTGTGCGCCTGATTGTCAGAAGCGAGAAAAGCTGCACTTGGCAGCCTCAAAAAAACAACTGCAGAACCCTGAAGCCCTGCAGTTGTTGGATGCGGAAAACAAAAAATCAGTTTGTTATTGTTTGTGCATCTCGAGCAGGATTTCGAGTATGCTGATGGCGGCTTCGGAGATCACCGTTCCCGGTCCGAAGATGGCCACTGCGCCGGCATCGTAGAGGAATTGGTAATCCTGGTGAGGGATCACACCGCCCACGATGACGATGATGTCTTCGCGCCCGAGTTTTTTCAGTTCTTCGATCACCTGGGGCACAAGGGTTTTGTGGCCTGCGGCCAGGCTCGACACCCCCAACACGTGCACGTCGTTTTCCACGGCCTGACGTGCTGCCTCTGCCGGAGTTTGAAACAGGGGGCCGATGTCCACATCGAAGCCGATATCGGCATAGCCGGTGGCTACCACTTTCGCGCCGCGGTCGTGACCGTCCTGTCCCATTTTGGCTATCATGATGCGCGGGCGGCGTCCTTCGAGCCTGGCAAACTCGTCGGCCATGGCCTGGGCTTTTCTGAAGCTTTCGTTTTGTCCGCTCTCGCTTGAATAAACACCAGATATAGAGCGGATTACGGCTTTGTACCTGCCGAATACCTTTTCGCAGGCCATGCTGATCTCGCCCAGGCTGGCGCGTTTGGCGGCGGCGTCCACTGCCAGTTCGAGCAGGTTGCCCTCACCGGTGGCACAGGCATGGGTGATGGCATCCAGGGCCGCCTGCACTTCGGCCTCGTTGCGGTTGGCACGCAGCTGTTTCAGGCGTTCAATCTGTGCCTGACGCACGGCAGTGTTGTCGATGTCGAGGATGTCGATGGGGTCTTCTTTTTCAAGCCGGTAGCGGTTCACCCCCACAATCACGTCTTTCACGGCGTCGATGCGGGCCTGCTTGCGCGCGGCAGCTTCTTCGATGCGCATCTTTGGCAGGCCGGTTTCGATGGCTTTGGCCATGCCGCCCATGGCTTCAATCTCTTCGATATGTTTCCAGGCTTTATGGGCGAGTTCGTGCGTCAGTTTTTCCACATAATATGCGCCGCCCCAGGGGTCAACCACTTTGGTGATGTAGGTTTCTTCCTGCAAATAGATCTGGGTGTTGCGGGCAATGCGTGCCGAGAAGTCGGTGGGCAGGGCGATGGCTTCGTCCAGGGCATTGGTGTGCAGGCTCTGGGTGTGTCCGAGGGCAGCCCCCAGAGCTTCGATGCAGGTGCGCGCCACATTGTTGAACGGGTCTTGTTCCGTCAGGCTCCAGCCCGAGGTCTGGGTGTGGGTGCGCAAGGCCATCGACTTGGCAAGTTTCGGATCGAACTGCCTGACAATCTTGGCCCAAAGCATACGGGCGGCACGCAGTTTGGCAATCTCCATAAAGTGGTTCATGCCCAAACCCCAGAAGAACGAAAGCCTGGGAGCAAAGGCGTCAATCTCAAGCCCGGCTTTCAATCCGGTGCGGATGTAATCGAGACCGTCGGCCAGGGTATAGGCCAGCTCGATATCGGCCGTGGCACCCGCTTCCTGCATGTGGTAGCCCGAGATGGAGATGCTGTTGAATTTGGGCATGTGGCGCGAGGTGTAGGCAAAGATATCGGCAATGATGCGCATGCTGGCCTCGGGCGGATAGATGTAGGTGTTGCGCACCATAAACTCCTTAAGGATATCGTTCTGAATGGTGCCGCTGAGCTCTTCGAGTTTTGCGCCCTGCTCAAGCGCAGTCACAATATAAAAGGCCATGATGGGCAAGACGGCACCGTTCATGGTCATGGAAACCGACATCTTGTTGAGCGGAATCTGGTCGAAGAGGATCTTCATGTCGAGGATCGAATCGATGGCCACGCCTGCTTTGCCCACATCGCCAATCACACGCTCATGGTCGGAGTCGTAGCCGCGGTGTGTGGCAAGGTCGAAAGCCACCGAGAGACCTTTCTGTCCGGCTGCCAGATTGCGGCGATAAAATGCATTGCTGTCTTCGGCGGTGCTGAATCCGGCGTACTGGCGGATGGTCCAGGGCTGCATCACATACATGGTGCTGTAAGGTCCGCGCAAAAATGGCGGTATCCCGGCTGCATAGTGCAGATGTTCAGCGCCTTTCAGGTCGTTGGCCGTGTAAACCGGCTTCACCATGATGTGCTCGGGGGTTTCCCATGTAGGCGCTATGCCGTGCTGCTTTTCCCATGCCTCGGTGTCGTTGATTGCCGGAGCATTCTTTATGTTGATGTTTCTGAAGTTGGGTTTCATCTTTCGTTGGTGTTTGGTGGGTTAGGCAATTCCAAGTTTCTGTTGAAAACCTTTCAGGGTTTCGAGCACATTGGAGCGCACGTGGATGAAGTTTTCGAAACCAGCTGCTTTGAGGGTTTCGGTCAGTTCGGCGGGATAGCCAGCCAGCACAACGATAGTCTCGTTTTTCAATGCCTCGAAGATGGGAAGGGCAATGGTGGCATATTCTTCGTCGGAACTGCAGATGACCACAATTTCCGGTTTTTCGTTACGCGCAGCGGCTATGCCTTCGTCAATGCTGGCAAAACCGTTGTTGTCCACCACTTCATAGCCTGCGCAGGCAAAAAAGTTGCATGCAAAGGTGGAACGTGCCCTGCGCATGGCCAGGTTGCCAAAGGTGAACATCCAGGCCACCGGACGTTTGTGTGCGAGGCTGTACATATCAGTCTGATAGCGAAGGGCTTCAAATTCCTGGGCGCCGCGCCATGTTTTGATGGTGCTGATCTCGGCATCGGCGGCTGCCTGGTCGGTTGGGGCAAAGATGGCGGGGTCGAGGGGTTTGGTGATGCGTTCGGTGAAGTTGGGATATTGGTTTACGCCCAGCAAAATTTCCTTGCGGTTGGCCGCATTGTCGCGCCTTTTGCGGGCGGTGTCGGCCAGCATTTGCTGAATTACATTTTTACGCATGGCCTCCACATATCCGCCTTCGTCCTGAATCTGCAAAAAGCGATTCCAGGCTTCTTCGGCCAGGGTATCGGTAAGCTTGTCGAGATAGAACGAACCAGCTGCCGGGTCGGCCACTTTGTCGAGATACGACTCTTCGCGCAGCACCAGTTGCTGGTTGCGCGCAATGCGTTCCGAAAATTCGGTGGTCGGCTCGAACACTTCGTTGAAAGGCAGCACACGGAACGAATCAACCCCGGCCAGCACAGCCGACATGGTGCCGGTGGTGGTGCGCAGCATGTTCACGTAGGGGTCGTACACAGTAAAGTTCCAGGTGCTGTTTTCGGCATGGATAAACATCCGGCCGTTCATGGCATCGTTGAGGCCGTAGGCATTCACCAGGTGTGCCCACAGCAGGCGGTAGGCCCTGATTTTTGCCATTTCCATGAAATAATTTGAACCCACCGCCAGGTTGAATTTCATTTTCGGGGCTACCTGGCCGATAAACAGGCCTTTATCGGTAAGGCGGGTGAGGTATTCGGCAGCCATCGACAGGGTAAAGGCCATTTCCTGGGTGATGGTGGCTCCGGCATTGGCAAAAAGCCTGCCGTTGACACTCAATACCCTGAATGCCGGAAGACGCTCGGCAGCTTTGGCCAGCTCGTAGGCCAGACTGAAATCGGCCTCTTCGTTGTCGTACCACTTTCCGCGGCGGCTGAAGCGGCCGAGGGGGTCGTATTCCACCGATCCCCGTACTTTTTCCGGCAGGCGGTTGTATTTGCGCACCAGCTGATCCATAAACCGGACGAGGCTCAACTGGTCGGGCGAGTTGCTGAAATTAACTTCCGCAATGTCAACACGGATATTCTTCAGCAGCGCCTCGATGTCGTCTATGGTGTAGGACCTTTTGCAATCGAGCCTGAATCCCAGGGCATCCACGCCCTTCATGAGCAGGGCAAGCGCCTTTTCGTTGGCGGTGGCAATGTCGTCCACCACAATGTCTTCGCGCACCAGCCAGTCGTTGCCTGCGGGTTTGTTGCCCCTGACAAACGGAAAACTTCCGGGCAGGTTGTGACGCCAAGGAACTTCGTTGAGGTGTTCCATGCGGTAGTAGGGCCTGACCGAAAAACCTTCGGCTGTTTTCCAAACCAGTTTCTTTTCGTAATCAGCGCCTTTGAGGTCTTTGATGATCTGCACTTCCCATTCTTCCGTGCTGACCGGTGGAAACTCGGCGAACAGCTTATTGATTTCCTGTTCCATACGCATTAAATTGTTTTTTGCTGAAAATCAGCAACATATTTACTTTGCCCTGAAATTCAGCGGGTTTGGCGGCAAAATTAAGGTAAAAAAACCAATGTTATCCGGCTCGGACCGCAGAATTGTTAAATATTTCACAATATCAGGTTGTAAGGCGCAGCAGGTGGTCGGGAATCAATTCCGCCTGAAGATGTCGTTTTTGTTGAGCGGGCGGAGCTCCTCCAGCCATTGAAAACCTTTGAGTTTGTCCTCGCCCGGCGGCAGTTCGTTTTCCGGATACATTACTTCGGTGGGGGCGGAAAAGTAGATGATGCGTTTGATGGTTCGGTTTTCGAGCTCTATGCGCATGGTGCTCGATTTGGCAAGGTTGATACCGATAAGGGTGCCGTCGTTTTCGCGCACCCAATACACGGTTTGGGCGTTGCCGTCCACGAAAATGCGGTC
This window of the Bacteroidota bacterium genome carries:
- a CDS encoding methylmalonyl-CoA mutase small subunit; this encodes MEQEINKLFAEFPPVSTEEWEVQIIKDLKGADYEKKLVWKTAEGFSVRPYYRMEHLNEVPWRHNLPGSFPFVRGNKPAGNDWLVREDIVVDDIATANEKALALLMKGVDALGFRLDCKRSYTIDDIEALLKNIRVDIAEVNFSNSPDQLSLVRFMDQLVRKYNRLPEKVRGSVEYDPLGRFSRRGKWYDNEEADFSLAYELAKAAERLPAFRVLSVNGRLFANAGATITQEMAFTLSMAAEYLTRLTDKGLFIGQVAPKMKFNLAVGSNYFMEMAKIRAYRLLWAHLVNAYGLNDAMNGRMFIHAENSTWNFTVYDPYVNMLRTTTGTMSAVLAGVDSFRVLPFNEVFEPTTEFSERIARNQQLVLREESYLDKVADPAAGSFYLDKLTDTLAEEAWNRFLQIQDEGGYVEAMRKNVIQQMLADTARKRRDNAANRKEILLGVNQYPNFTERITKPLDPAIFAPTDQAAADAEISTIKTWRGAQEFEALRYQTDMYSLAHKRPVAWMFTFGNLAMRRARSTFACNFFACAGYEVVDNNGFASIDEGIAAARNEKPEIVVICSSDEEYATIALPIFEALKNETIVVLAGYPAELTETLKAAGFENFIHVRSNVLETLKGFQQKLGIA
- the mnmA gene encoding tRNA 2-thiouridine(34) synthase MnmA, whose amino-acid sequence is MEIAALVSGGVDSSVTIPLLKAQGFDPVIFYIKIGMEDVPGYTDCPSEEDIEITSYIADKYDCHFITVDLQKEYWERVVAYTIDAVKKGLTPNPDVMCNRMIKFGAFEERFGNQFDRISTGHYARILEQDNIRLLGCAADQVKDQTYFLARITQSQLSKLMFPLGDLTKAEVRAIAEKMRLPSAHRPDSQGICFLGKINYNEFIRRYTGERPGKIVELETGKVLGQHKGFWFHTIGQRKGLGLSGGPWYVVKKDVNENVVYVSNAVHPESLLSDQVWLTDMHLLHDSFRLEEGQPVRFKIRHQPDFYKGTVRLRQGMLMLQSAQPIAGIAPGQFGVVYHPELPYCLGSGVIAEAP
- a CDS encoding holo-ACP synthase — translated: MIYGIGTDIIEVSRMERQLSNTTGLKEKLFTAREQEYAEARSTRFQHYAARFAAKEAFFKALGTGYRFGMAFTEVEVLNDALGKPVLEFSGKVKEYLEKEGLSRIHLSISHVKEMANAFVVIEKGD
- the scpA gene encoding methylmalonyl-CoA mutase; translated protein: MKPNFRNINIKNAPAINDTEAWEKQHGIAPTWETPEHIMVKPVYTANDLKGAEHLHYAAGIPPFLRGPYSTMYVMQPWTIRQYAGFSTAEDSNAFYRRNLAAGQKGLSVAFDLATHRGYDSDHERVIGDVGKAGVAIDSILDMKILFDQIPLNKMSVSMTMNGAVLPIMAFYIVTALEQGAKLEELSGTIQNDILKEFMVRNTYIYPPEASMRIIADIFAYTSRHMPKFNSISISGYHMQEAGATADIELAYTLADGLDYIRTGLKAGLEIDAFAPRLSFFWGLGMNHFMEIAKLRAARMLWAKIVRQFDPKLAKSMALRTHTQTSGWSLTEQDPFNNVARTCIEALGAALGHTQSLHTNALDEAIALPTDFSARIARNTQIYLQEETYITKVVDPWGGAYYVEKLTHELAHKAWKHIEEIEAMGGMAKAIETGLPKMRIEEAAARKQARIDAVKDVIVGVNRYRLEKEDPIDILDIDNTAVRQAQIERLKQLRANRNEAEVQAALDAITHACATGEGNLLELAVDAAAKRASLGEISMACEKVFGRYKAVIRSISGVYSSESGQNESFRKAQAMADEFARLEGRRPRIMIAKMGQDGHDRGAKVVATGYADIGFDVDIGPLFQTPAEAARQAVENDVHVLGVSSLAAGHKTLVPQVIEELKKLGREDIIVIVGGVIPHQDYQFLYDAGAVAIFGPGTVISEAAISILEILLEMHKQ
- the kbl gene encoding glycine C-acetyltransferase; this encodes MYGKIQQHLQQELEAIRQAGLYKSERIIVSPQNAEITLNTGQRVLNFCANNYLGLSDNPKLIEAAKKALDTHGFGMSSVRFICGTQDLHKTLERKVAEFFGTEDTILYAAAFDANGGVFEPLFGEEDAIISDALNHASIIDGVRLSKAKRYRYANADMEDLERQLIEAQAQRFRIIVTDGVFSMDGNVAPMDKIVELAEKYDALVMVDECHSAGVVGETGRGVTELFNIRGKVDIITGTLGKAFGGAIGGFTTGRKEIIELLRQRSRPYLFSNSLPPVVVAAGIRMFEMMDETNELQEKLHANTVYFMEKMLAAGFDIKPTQSAICAVMLYDAPLSQKMAARLLDEGIYVIGFYYPVVPKGQARIRVQLSAAHEKEHLDKAIAAFTKVGRELGVIK